Proteins encoded by one window of Aliivibrio wodanis:
- the nqrE gene encoding Na(+)-translocating NADH-quinone reductase subunit E produces MEHYISLLVKSIFIENMALSFFLGMCTFLAVSKKVKTSFGLGVAVVVVLTIAVPLNNLVYTYLLKENAIVAGVDLTFLSFITFIGVIAALVQILEMILDRFFPPLYNALGIFLPLITVNCAIFGGVSFMVQRDYNFAESVVYGFGSGVGWMLAIVALAGIREKMKYSDVPPGLRGLGITFITVGLMALGFMSFSGVQL; encoded by the coding sequence ATGGAACATTATATTAGTTTACTTGTTAAATCGATCTTCATCGAGAACATGGCGCTTTCGTTCTTCTTGGGTATGTGTACTTTCTTGGCTGTGTCTAAGAAAGTAAAAACATCGTTTGGTCTTGGTGTTGCTGTAGTTGTTGTATTGACAATCGCAGTACCATTGAACAACCTTGTTTACACTTACTTATTGAAAGAAAATGCGATTGTTGCGGGTGTTGATTTAACATTCCTTAGCTTTATTACCTTTATTGGTGTTATCGCGGCACTTGTGCAAATTCTAGAAATGATCTTAGACCGTTTCTTCCCGCCTTTGTACAATGCGTTAGGTATTTTCCTTCCGTTAATCACAGTTAACTGTGCAATTTTCGGTGGTGTATCTTTCATGGTTCAACGTGACTATAACTTTGCTGAATCTGTAGTTTATGGATTTGGTTCTGGTGTTGGTTGGATGTTGGCTATTGTCGCACTTGCTGGTATTCGTGAGAAAATGAAGTATTCAGATGTACCTCCAGGTCTTCGTGGCTTAGGTATTACTTTCATTACAGTAGGTTTGATGGCGTTAGGCTTTATGTCTTTCTCTGGTGTTCAACTGTAG
- the rotA gene encoding peptidyl-prolyl cis-trans isomerase precursor, with the protein MKWTSKAALLIAALGFTQAAVAESVKFETTLGNFTVELNSEKAPISVANFLRYVEDGSYVGTQFHRVIPGFMAQGGGFDKDMTKKSSYAPIKNEGSNGLDNDTATIAMARTNAPDSATRQFYINLSDNGFLNANQRPPGYAVFGKVTQGFDVIQKMATKKTKALPNGMRDIPIEPIIITKATLIK; encoded by the coding sequence ATGAAATGGACATCTAAAGCAGCTCTATTAATTGCTGCCTTGGGTTTTACTCAAGCAGCCGTTGCTGAATCTGTAAAATTTGAGACTACATTAGGTAATTTTACTGTAGAGCTTAACTCAGAAAAAGCACCTATTTCTGTAGCTAACTTTCTACGCTATGTAGAAGATGGCAGTTATGTTGGTACTCAATTCCACCGAGTTATTCCTGGGTTTATGGCTCAAGGCGGTGGTTTTGATAAAGATATGACTAAGAAATCAAGTTATGCCCCTATTAAAAATGAAGGCAGCAACGGTTTAGATAACGATACAGCAACAATCGCAATGGCTCGAACCAACGCACCAGATTCTGCAACTCGTCAATTCTATATTAATCTGAGTGACAATGGCTTCTTAAATGCAAACCAACGTCCACCAGGTTATGCAGTATTTGGTAAAGTAACTCAAGGTTTTGATGTTATTCAAAAAATGGCAACTAAAAAAACCAAAGCTCTACCTAATGGTATGCGTGACATTCCAATTGAACCAATTATCATAACTAAAGCAACACTGATTAAATAA
- the rlmG gene encoding ribosomal RNA large subunit methyltransferase G, with the protein MKTELSLFDRSLNLQRYPKRAQELLQAWDAGDEYVIKHVEELNLEDGKNILILNDNFGALSCWFSEKHNVTMMTDSFVSQRGTLKNLQRNQCNRVQLITSTEEMPQGFDLVLMQIPKNNRMLTWQLQQLRQSMTAECPIIAVNKAKEIHSSTLELFEDFLGETKTSLAWKKHRLVLSNANATNPATIAEAVCWSVDNEDIDLLNYPNVYSGERLDQGARFLLEHIPVDPELRHIIDLGCGNGVLSVKAAQLNPEARITCIDESFMAVESARRNLEVNLGKERQFQFIANNCLDGFKKHSSYLVLCNPPFHQGQAITDHIAWQMFCDAKHILCKEGKLLVIGNRHLDYDDKLCRLFGEENVTTIASNSKFVILEAVKAEKSK; encoded by the coding sequence ATGAAAACCGAATTATCTTTGTTTGACCGAAGCTTAAATTTACAGCGTTATCCAAAACGCGCTCAAGAGTTATTACAAGCTTGGGATGCCGGTGACGAATACGTTATCAAACACGTAGAAGAACTAAACTTAGAAGATGGCAAAAACATTCTTATCTTAAACGATAATTTTGGTGCTTTATCTTGTTGGTTCTCTGAAAAACATAACGTCACTATGATGACGGATTCTTTTGTTTCTCAACGTGGTACCTTAAAAAATCTACAACGTAACCAATGTAATCGTGTGCAGCTAATCACTTCAACAGAAGAGATGCCTCAAGGTTTCGATCTTGTTTTAATGCAAATCCCAAAAAACAATCGCATGTTAACTTGGCAATTACAGCAACTTCGTCAATCAATGACGGCTGAGTGTCCAATTATTGCCGTTAATAAGGCCAAAGAAATTCATAGCTCAACACTGGAACTTTTTGAAGATTTTTTAGGTGAAACAAAAACGTCTTTGGCTTGGAAGAAGCATCGTTTAGTACTTTCAAATGCAAACGCCACTAATCCTGCAACTATCGCAGAAGCAGTATGTTGGAGTGTAGATAATGAAGATATTGATCTTTTAAACTACCCTAATGTTTACTCTGGTGAACGTTTAGATCAAGGCGCTCGTTTTCTACTTGAGCATATCCCTGTTGATCCAGAACTTCGTCATATTATTGATTTAGGCTGTGGTAATGGTGTGCTTAGTGTGAAAGCTGCACAATTAAACCCAGAAGCTCGAATCACCTGTATTGATGAAAGCTTTATGGCAGTCGAGTCTGCTCGTCGTAATTTAGAAGTAAATCTGGGTAAAGAGCGTCAATTTCAATTTATCGCCAATAACTGTTTAGATGGATTTAAAAAACACAGTAGCTATTTAGTACTTTGTAATCCTCCTTTCCATCAAGGACAAGCCATTACTGATCATATCGCTTGGCAAATGTTCTGTGATGCTAAGCACATCTTATGCAAAGAAGGTAAATTATTAGTTATTGGAAACCGTCATCTTGATTATGATGATAAGTTATGCCGTTTATTTGGTGAAGAGAACGTCACCACTATTGCTAGTAATTCAAAATTCGTTATTTTAGAAGCTGTTAAAGCTGAAAAATCAAAATAA
- the nqrF gene encoding Na(+)-translocating NADH-uniquinone oxidoreductase subunit F, with the protein MQSIILGVAMFTIIVLVLVLVILFAKSKLVPSGDITISVNGDPEKAIITQPGSKLLNALGSAGIFVSSACGGGGSCGQCRVKVKSGGGDILPTELDHISKGEAREGERLACQVAMKTDMEIELPEEIFGVKKWECTVISNDNEATFIKELALAIPDGEEVPFRAGGYIQIEAEPHHVKYSDYDIPEEYRGDWDKFNLFRYESIVKEHSIRAYSMASYPEEKGIIKLNVRIATPPPNNPDVAPGVMSSYIWSLKEGDKCTISGPFGEFFAKDTDNEMVFIGGGAGMAPMRSHIFDQLLRLKSTRKMSYWYGARSKREMFYVEDFDGLAANNENFVWHCALSDPMPEDNWDGYTGFIHNVLYENYLKDHEAPEDCEYYMCGPPMMNAAVIGMLKDLGVEDENILLDDFGG; encoded by the coding sequence ATGCAAAGCATTATTCTTGGTGTAGCGATGTTTACCATAATTGTACTGGTTTTAGTTTTAGTGATTTTATTCGCTAAATCTAAACTAGTGCCATCAGGTGACATTACTATCTCTGTAAACGGTGATCCTGAAAAAGCGATCATTACACAGCCTGGTAGCAAATTACTTAACGCTCTTGGTAGCGCAGGTATCTTTGTATCATCAGCTTGTGGTGGCGGTGGCTCTTGTGGTCAGTGTCGTGTGAAAGTGAAATCTGGCGGTGGTGATATTCTACCTACAGAGCTTGATCACATTTCTAAAGGTGAGGCTCGCGAAGGTGAGCGTCTAGCATGTCAAGTTGCAATGAAAACTGACATGGAAATTGAACTTCCAGAAGAAATCTTTGGTGTTAAAAAGTGGGAATGTACGGTTATCTCTAATGATAACGAAGCTACTTTCATCAAAGAACTTGCTCTTGCTATCCCAGATGGTGAAGAAGTTCCATTCCGTGCTGGTGGTTACATTCAAATTGAAGCTGAACCACATCATGTGAAATACTCAGATTATGATATTCCTGAAGAATATCGTGGCGATTGGGATAAGTTTAACTTATTCCGTTACGAGTCAATCGTTAAAGAGCATTCGATTCGTGCATACTCTATGGCTTCATACCCAGAAGAGAAAGGCATCATCAAGCTTAACGTACGTATTGCAACTCCGCCGCCAAATAATCCTGATGTAGCTCCAGGTGTTATGTCATCTTATATCTGGTCTTTAAAAGAAGGCGACAAATGTACTATTTCTGGTCCATTTGGTGAGTTCTTTGCAAAAGATACTGATAATGAAATGGTATTCATCGGTGGTGGTGCAGGTATGGCGCCAATGCGTTCTCATATCTTTGACCAACTTTTACGTCTTAAATCAACACGTAAAATGTCTTACTGGTATGGTGCACGTTCTAAGCGTGAAATGTTCTACGTTGAAGACTTTGACGGCCTAGCGGCTAACAATGAAAACTTCGTATGGCATTGTGCTCTGTCTGATCCTATGCCAGAAGATAACTGGGATGGTTACACAGGCTTCATTCACAACGTACTTTATGAAAACTACTTGAAAGATCATGAAGCACCTGAAGATTGTGAATACTACATGTGTGGTCCACCAATGATGAACGCAGCTGTTATCGGCATGCTTAAAGATCTTGGTGTTGAAGATGAAAACATCTTACTAGATGACTTCGGTGGTTAA
- a CDS encoding MSF transporter, with the protein MPQSMQWKSAIKSYMDKRLLWVFMLGCSSGFPWVLIGSNMSGWLKDAGLTRAAIGYFGSVFAVYAINFMWAPLVDRVKLPFLGDKLGQRRSWIFLCQTIVLFCTLQIAGLDPSNNLALTSIFALAIATASATQDVAIDAFRIDTFPKSESTKMPQASAMAVIGWWTGYSLPGYLAFVNADNIGWNGVYYGMAGIVALLMVFTLLVGEPKTKRDALQHEAEERHNKLIGSKTTAWFTVTVIEPFYDFFNRNGVKTACTLLLFVFLFKIGEAFLGRMSITFYKEIGFSNEQIGYYSKLIGWGATVFFTLLGSLINVRFGVIKGLMIGGIAMAASNLMFALIANVGPNEHLFLATILVDNFTTAFSTVAFVSFLTILTGEAFSATQYALLASLGNLGRTTLASFSGELADYLNSWPLFFILTAVMVIPSLIMLLMLKGHFKALLDKAQNS; encoded by the coding sequence ATGCCTCAATCCATGCAATGGAAATCAGCGATTAAAAGCTACATGGATAAACGTCTACTTTGGGTTTTCATGCTTGGTTGCTCTAGTGGTTTCCCGTGGGTATTGATTGGTTCTAACATGTCTGGTTGGCTAAAAGACGCAGGCTTAACTCGTGCTGCGATTGGCTACTTTGGTTCTGTATTCGCAGTATATGCGATTAACTTTATGTGGGCACCTCTGGTTGACCGAGTAAAACTCCCATTTTTAGGAGATAAATTAGGTCAACGCCGTAGTTGGATTTTTCTTTGCCAAACTATCGTTTTATTTTGTACCTTACAAATTGCAGGCTTAGATCCATCAAATAATCTGGCATTAACCTCGATATTCGCCCTTGCTATTGCGACGGCATCTGCAACCCAAGATGTCGCGATTGATGCTTTCCGTATTGATACCTTTCCTAAATCAGAATCAACCAAAATGCCACAAGCTTCTGCAATGGCCGTTATTGGTTGGTGGACAGGCTATTCATTACCAGGTTATTTAGCGTTTGTTAATGCAGATAATATTGGTTGGAATGGCGTCTATTATGGAATGGCTGGCATTGTAGCTTTACTCATGGTCTTTACTTTGCTTGTTGGTGAGCCAAAAACCAAACGTGATGCGCTACAACATGAGGCCGAGGAACGTCATAATAAATTAATCGGGTCTAAGACTACTGCTTGGTTTACCGTAACCGTTATTGAACCATTTTATGATTTCTTTAATCGTAATGGTGTCAAAACTGCTTGTACTCTATTACTGTTTGTTTTTCTCTTTAAAATTGGTGAAGCTTTCCTAGGCAGAATGTCGATCACCTTCTACAAAGAAATTGGATTCAGTAATGAGCAGATTGGCTACTACTCAAAATTAATTGGTTGGGGAGCTACGGTCTTCTTTACCTTATTGGGAAGCTTGATTAATGTACGATTTGGCGTTATCAAAGGCTTAATGATCGGCGGTATTGCGATGGCAGCAAGTAATTTAATGTTTGCCCTAATTGCCAATGTAGGACCAAATGAGCATTTATTCTTAGCGACAATCCTTGTTGATAATTTCACTACTGCATTTTCAACTGTTGCATTTGTATCTTTCTTAACCATATTAACGGGAGAGGCTTTCTCTGCCACTCAATATGCACTTCTTGCCTCTTTAGGTAACCTAGGTCGAACGACCCTTGCTTCCTTTAGTGGAGAGCTTGCTGATTATCTAAATAGTTGGCCTCTGTTCTTTATATTAACTGCTGTGATGGTAATCCCAAGTTTGATCATGTTACTTATGCTTAAAGGGCATTTCAAAGCCCTGCTTGATAAAGCTCAAAATTCTTAA
- a CDS encoding lipoprotein: MKKAIIALSALFLAACTAPSDPQLDIKPVASSNAHQIVDGVKLTLDSSDLRTAQYVAVIDNGRQNVQPIHSQQNLRVTLEDVLSDQLKKQGFIITVDSDNTLRLDIIEVLVNVQHSLMSNEMNTQVKLQITAETAQGKFVKTYNGVSERSGSMSADNQDIELVLNDLLNAVLDKIAVDEELQTYIKGNF; the protein is encoded by the coding sequence ATGAAAAAGGCCATTATTGCCCTTTCTGCACTTTTCTTAGCTGCTTGTACTGCACCCTCTGATCCTCAATTGGATATCAAACCAGTAGCATCAAGCAATGCACATCAGATTGTTGATGGTGTAAAACTAACACTAGATAGTAGCGATTTACGTACTGCACAATACGTTGCCGTAATTGATAACGGACGTCAAAATGTTCAGCCGATTCATTCTCAGCAGAACCTGCGTGTTACTCTTGAAGATGTGCTATCAGATCAATTAAAAAAACAAGGCTTCATCATTACCGTTGATAGTGATAACACACTACGCTTAGATATTATCGAAGTATTAGTTAACGTTCAGCACTCATTAATGAGTAATGAAATGAATACACAAGTTAAACTGCAAATTACCGCTGAAACAGCACAAGGGAAATTTGTAAAAACCTACAACGGAGTATCTGAAAGATCAGGTTCAATGAGCGCTGATAATCAAGATATTGAATTAGTTCTTAATGACCTTCTTAATGCAGTACTAGATAAGATCGCTGTTGATGAAGAACTACAAACCTACATTAAAGGCAACTTCTAA
- the nqrA gene encoding Na(+)-translocating NADH-ubiquinone reductase subunit A, translated as MITIKKGLDLPIAGVPTQVINDGKSITKVALLGEEYIGMRPTMHVRVEDVVKKGQILFADKKNPGVIFTAPVSGKVVEINRGAKRVLQSVVIAVEGEEQVTFNNYAANQLASLDRDTVKQQLIDSGAWTALRTRPFSKVPAIDSETKAIFVTAMDTNPLAADAEVIINQQEDAFVAGLDLLSVLTGEKVYVCKKGGSLPRSSQSNVEEHVFDGPHPAGLAGTHMHYLYPVDTTNVAWSIGYQDVIAFGQLFLTGEIYSDRIVSLAGPAVNNPRLVRTISGASLLELTDSEVMPGEVRIISGSVLNGTQAFGPHGYLGRYHQQVCVLREGREKELFGWAVPGKNKFSVTRSFLSHVFSGQLFNMTTTTNGSDRAMVPIGNYERVMPLDMEPTMLLRDLCAGDVDSAARLGALELDEDDLGLCTYVCPGKYEYGPMLREILDTIEKEG; from the coding sequence ATGATTACAATAAAAAAGGGTTTGGATCTTCCTATTGCAGGAGTTCCAACTCAGGTGATTAATGATGGTAAATCCATCACTAAAGTCGCCTTGCTTGGCGAAGAGTACATCGGTATGCGTCCTACGATGCATGTCCGTGTGGAAGATGTAGTAAAAAAAGGTCAGATTCTTTTTGCTGATAAAAAGAATCCTGGTGTTATTTTTACTGCTCCAGTAAGTGGTAAAGTTGTTGAAATTAACCGTGGTGCAAAGCGTGTACTTCAATCTGTAGTTATTGCAGTTGAAGGCGAAGAGCAGGTTACTTTTAATAACTATGCAGCGAACCAACTAGCTTCTCTTGATCGTGATACGGTTAAGCAGCAGCTTATTGATTCTGGTGCATGGACTGCATTACGTACTCGTCCGTTCAGCAAGGTTCCAGCGATCGATTCTGAAACAAAGGCTATCTTTGTTACTGCTATGGATACTAATCCACTAGCAGCTGATGCAGAAGTGATCATTAACCAACAAGAAGATGCTTTCGTTGCAGGCTTAGATCTATTATCTGTATTAACAGGTGAGAAGGTTTATGTATGTAAGAAAGGAGGTAGCTTACCTCGCTCTTCTCAAAGTAATGTTGAAGAACATGTATTTGATGGCCCGCATCCAGCAGGATTAGCTGGTACTCACATGCATTACTTGTATCCTGTAGATACAACTAATGTTGCATGGAGCATCGGCTACCAAGACGTTATTGCCTTTGGTCAACTATTCTTAACGGGTGAAATTTACTCGGACAGAATCGTTTCATTAGCTGGACCTGCAGTAAATAATCCTCGCTTAGTTCGCACTATTTCTGGTGCTAGCTTGCTTGAATTAACTGACAGCGAAGTTATGCCTGGTGAAGTACGAATCATTTCTGGTTCTGTATTGAACGGTACACAAGCGTTTGGCCCTCATGGCTACCTTGGTCGTTACCATCAACAAGTATGTGTTCTTCGTGAAGGTCGTGAGAAAGAGTTGTTTGGCTGGGCTGTCCCTGGTAAAAACAAATTTTCTGTTACTCGCTCATTCCTAAGCCATGTATTCTCAGGTCAACTGTTTAACATGACGACAACTACCAATGGTAGTGATCGTGCAATGGTGCCAATCGGCAATTACGAACGTGTAATGCCATTAGATATGGAACCAACAATGTTACTACGTGATCTTTGTGCGGGTGATGTTGACAGTGCTGCACGTTTAGGTGCATTAGAATTAGATGAAGATGATCTAGGTCTATGTACGTATGTGTGCCCTGGTAAATATGAGTATGGTCCAATGCTTCGTGAGATCTTGGATACCATCGAGAAGGAAGGGTAA
- the nqrC gene encoding Na(+)-translocating NADH-quinone reductase subunit C, whose protein sequence is MASNNDSIKKTLGVVIGLSLVCSIIVSTAAVVLKPKQQANAVLDKQSKIVEVAGITGSGTIPELFAANIEPRLVDFKTGEFVDGDAATYNQRKAAKDPKQSIKLTAEQDKAKIIRRANLGVVYLVKSGDEVSKVIIPVHGTGLWSMMYAFVAVETDGNTVAGITYYEQGETPGLGGEVENPTWRAQFVGKTLFDADHNPAIKIVKGGAPAGSEHGVDGLSGATLTGNGVQNTFDFWLGNDGFGPFLAKVRDGGLN, encoded by the coding sequence ATGGCAAGTAATAACGATAGCATTAAAAAAACACTCGGTGTTGTTATTGGTTTGAGCTTAGTGTGTTCAATCATCGTATCAACAGCTGCGGTTGTTCTTAAGCCGAAGCAACAAGCAAATGCCGTTCTAGATAAGCAAAGCAAAATCGTTGAAGTCGCAGGTATTACTGGCTCAGGTACTATTCCTGAACTATTTGCTGCGAACATCGAACCTCGTCTTGTTGATTTTAAAACAGGTGAGTTTGTTGATGGTGATGCTGCAACTTACAATCAGCGTAAAGCAGCAAAAGATCCAAAACAATCTATCAAGCTAACTGCTGAGCAAGATAAAGCTAAGATCATTCGTCGTGCTAATTTAGGTGTCGTTTACCTAGTTAAGAGCGGTGATGAAGTATCTAAAGTTATCATTCCTGTTCACGGTACTGGCTTATGGTCAATGATGTATGCGTTTGTTGCGGTTGAGACTGATGGTAACACTGTTGCTGGTATCACTTACTACGAGCAAGGTGAAACTCCTGGGCTTGGTGGTGAAGTTGAAAATCCAACATGGCGTGCGCAGTTTGTAGGTAAAACTCTGTTTGATGCAGATCATAACCCTGCAATTAAGATCGTTAAAGGCGGTGCTCCAGCTGGTTCTGAGCACGGTGTAGATGGTCTTTCTGGTGCAACGCTAACAGGCAACGGTGTTCAAAACACATTTGACTTCTGGTTAGGTAATGATGGCTTCGGCCCATTCTTAGCGAAAGTTCGTGATGGAGGTCTGAACTAA
- the nqrD gene encoding Na(+)-translocating NADH-quinone reductase subunit D, translating into MASVKDIKKSVLAPVLDNNPIALQVLGVCSALAVTTKLETAFVMTIAVMFVTALSNLFVSLIRNHMPNSVRIIVQMAIIASLVIVVDQVLKAYLYDISKQLSVFVSLIITNCIVMGRAEAFAMKSAPLPSFIDGIGNGLGYGFVLMTVAFFRELLGSGKLFGVEVLPLVSNGGWYQPNGLMLLAPSAFFLIGFMIWAIRILKPEQVEAKE; encoded by the coding sequence ATGGCGAGCGTAAAAGACATTAAAAAGAGCGTTTTAGCACCGGTATTGGATAACAACCCAATCGCGCTGCAAGTTCTTGGTGTATGTTCAGCTTTAGCTGTAACAACTAAGCTTGAAACGGCTTTTGTTATGACAATTGCAGTAATGTTTGTTACTGCTTTATCTAACTTATTCGTTTCGCTAATTCGTAACCACATGCCAAACAGTGTTCGTATCATCGTTCAGATGGCGATCATTGCCTCTTTGGTAATCGTTGTTGACCAAGTATTGAAAGCATATCTTTACGATATCTCTAAACAGCTTTCTGTATTTGTTAGTTTGATCATTACAAACTGTATTGTAATGGGTCGTGCTGAAGCGTTCGCAATGAAGTCTGCACCACTTCCATCATTCATCGATGGTATTGGTAACGGTCTTGGTTACGGTTTTGTATTGATGACAGTTGCATTTTTCCGTGAGCTTTTAGGTTCAGGTAAATTGTTTGGTGTTGAGGTTCTTCCGCTTGTTTCTAACGGTGGCTGGTACCAACCAAATGGTCTAATGCTTCTAGCACCATCTGCATTCTTCTTAATTGGTTTTATGATTTGGGCTATCCGTATCCTTAAACCAGAACAAGTAGAAGCGAAGGAGTAA
- the bolA gene encoding BolA protein, translated as MIQHQIEQKLRTELSPSYLKVLNESYMHNVPEGSESHFKVIVVSDEFEGKRLLARHRIINAILADELANHIHALAIHTYTEEEWQALATEQVPQSPNCMGGSKG; from the coding sequence ATGATTCAGCATCAAATTGAGCAAAAATTACGTACAGAACTATCGCCGTCATACTTAAAAGTGCTTAATGAGAGTTATATGCACAATGTACCAGAGGGTTCGGAAAGCCACTTTAAAGTGATTGTGGTTAGTGATGAATTTGAAGGAAAGCGTTTATTGGCCCGTCATAGAATAATAAATGCGATTTTAGCAGATGAGCTGGCGAATCATATTCATGCTCTTGCGATTCATACTTATACCGAAGAAGAATGGCAAGCATTAGCAACGGAACAAGTGCCTCAATCGCCTAATTGTATGGGTGGCTCAAAAGGTTAA
- the nqrB gene encoding Na(+)-translocating NADH-quinone reductase subunit B translates to MSLLKFIEKIEPHFEPGGKHEKWFALYEAAATLFYTPGLVTKGGSHVRDSVDLKRIMIMVWFAVFPATFWGMYNSGHQAIVALDHMYSGAELAAVVAGDWHYWLTEMLGGTISADAGWGSSMLLGATYFLPIYATVFIVGGFWEVLFCMVRKHEVNEGFFVTSILFALIVPPTLPLWQAALGITFGVVVAKEIFGGTGRNFLNPALAGRAFLFFAYPAQISGDTVWTAADGFSGATALSQWAQGGQGGLVNTVTGNTISWMDAFIGNIPGSIGEVSTLALILGGLMIVYMRIASWRIIAGVMIGMVAVSTLFNLIGSDTNAMFSMPWHWHLVLGGFAFGMIFMATDPVSASFTSKGKWWYGILIGAMAVMIRVVNPAYPEGMMLAILFANLFAPLFDNLVVEGNVKRRLKRYGK, encoded by the coding sequence ATGAGCCTTTTAAAGTTTATTGAAAAAATTGAACCTCATTTCGAACCTGGCGGAAAACATGAAAAATGGTTTGCTCTGTATGAAGCAGCAGCAACTCTTTTTTATACCCCTGGTTTAGTTACTAAAGGTGGTTCACATGTGCGTGATAGCGTTGATTTAAAACGTATCATGATCATGGTGTGGTTTGCTGTATTCCCTGCAACATTTTGGGGTATGTACAACTCAGGACATCAAGCAATTGTTGCCCTGGATCATATGTACTCAGGTGCTGAATTAGCAGCTGTTGTTGCTGGTGATTGGCACTACTGGTTAACCGAGATGCTCGGCGGTACGATAAGTGCTGATGCAGGCTGGGGCAGTAGCATGCTACTGGGGGCAACATACTTCTTACCAATCTATGCAACGGTATTTATTGTTGGTGGTTTCTGGGAAGTATTGTTCTGTATGGTGCGTAAGCATGAAGTAAATGAAGGCTTCTTCGTTACTTCTATTCTTTTCGCATTGATCGTTCCACCAACACTTCCACTATGGCAAGCAGCGCTAGGTATTACCTTCGGTGTTGTTGTAGCGAAAGAAATCTTTGGTGGTACTGGTCGTAACTTCCTAAACCCAGCGCTTGCGGGTCGTGCATTCTTATTCTTTGCATACCCAGCTCAAATTTCAGGTGATACAGTTTGGACTGCTGCTGATGGCTTCTCAGGTGCTACAGCACTTAGCCAATGGGCACAAGGCGGTCAAGGTGGCTTAGTTAATACTGTCACTGGCAACACTATCTCTTGGATGGACGCATTCATTGGTAATATCCCAGGTTCAATTGGTGAGGTTTCGACTCTTGCTCTGATCCTTGGTGGTCTAATGATCGTTTACATGCGTATTGCATCTTGGCGTATTATTGCGGGTGTTATGATTGGTATGGTTGCAGTTTCAACACTGTTTAACCTAATCGGCTCTGATACAAACGCAATGTTTAGCATGCCTTGGCATTGGCACCTAGTTCTTGGTGGTTTTGCGTTTGGTATGATCTTTATGGCAACAGACCCAGTATCAGCGTCATTTACCAGCAAAGGTAAGTGGTGGTACGGTATTTTAATTGGTGCAATGGCTGTAATGATCCGTGTAGTTAACCCTGCGTACCCTGAAGGTATGATGTTAGCTATTCTGTTTGCAAACTTATTTGCTCCACTGTTTGATAACCTTGTAGTTGAAGGTAACGTGAAACGGAGACTAAAACGCTATGGCAAGTAA